The following nucleotide sequence is from Bacteroidota bacterium.
CTCGTATGCGGAGCATAAAATCTGTGAATCTGTCGAACGTAAATCCTGCTCGTTCGAGAGAATATATTTTTCCCGTGGCAATGATGCCGATATATATAAAGAACGCAAATTACTTGGAAGGTTATTATCACCCATCGTACTTAAAGCCGTAAACTACGATTTAACAAACACCGTATTTAGTTATATTCCAAATACTGCTGCTACGGCATTTTATGGGATAATAGATGGCGTACTTGCTTGGCTTGATGAATACAAGAGAGAAGAAATATTGAAATGGGGGAGTGATATAACTTCAGAAAAACTGAAGCAGCTATTGAGTTTGAAACCACGCCGCGAAAAAATAGCAGTAAAGGATGCAAAACTTCGCACCTTTATTACTGATGATCAAAACCGCGACGATATGGTAGCTCATGTATACGATGTTACTTATGGTATTGTAAAAGCAACAGATAACCTAGTTGTAATTGATGATTCGATAGTGCGTGGAACAACTCTTAGACAAAGCATCTTAAGAATACTGGACAGGCTGGAGCCAAAGAAAATTATTATAGTTTCGAGTGCTCCACAAATTCGTTATCCCGACTGCTATGGTATTGACATGAGCCGTTTGGGCGAATTTGTGGCCTTTCAGGCATTGATGGGATTGCTAAGAGAGCAGGGCAAGCAGCATTTGCTAGACGAAACCCATCAGGCATGCATAGATATGCTTCTATTGCCCAAAGAACAAAATAGGAATCTGATAAAACCTCTTTACGACCTTTTCACAGCCGATGAAATCACTGATAAAATTTCGGAGATAATAAAACCCAAAGATATAAATGCAGAAGTACAAGTTATATATCAAACTATAGAAAACCTGCACCAGGCTTGTCCACACAATTTGGGAGATTGGTATTTTACAGGGAATTATCCCACACCGGGCGGTAACAAAGTAGTTAACCGTGCATTTGTAAACTTTATGGAAGGCAATAATGCAAGAGCGTATTAATAATAGTTGTGAGTTGCCAGTAGAGAGTTGTGAGACTTTTAAAGCTATCAAAATCTCTCACAACTGCGATAAATCATTAAATCTAAATTCACCAAATCATTAAATATATCATGGTTCCATTTAATACCGCGTCAATAAAAAAAACGACACAAAACAGTCGTAAAAATCCCGTTCTTATCTTAGCAAGCAAAAATGCTGATTGGGCTAAATTGGGTTTCAATGCACAAGAGATTGTATATATAAAAACGAAGATTAAAGATGAACAGGAGTTGATAGTTTTGAATGCGATTTCCGAAATTGTATATATTAGAACTATTATAGAAAGTAAAGACAAACCACAACATTATATAAACGAACAATATCGCAAAACTGGCAATACACTTTGTGGTTTACTCAACGCTGAGAAAATAGCTACCATTACTTTGAGCGGTGCTAAACAAGATGCTTCTTCTTTGCTATGTATTGCAGAGGGATTGGCTTTGAGTAGCTATCAGTTTTTGAAATATAAAAGCACAAAAAAAGTAAATTCGCTTAAATTAATTGAAATACTGTGCGATGGTATTACCGATAATGATATCGAAGAACTAAATTCAATTATTGAATCAACTTGTATTGCTCGCACTTTAGTAAATGAACCTCAAAACTTTCTTACCGCCACTGAGCTTTCAAAGCAAATTTCGGAGATGGGAAAGAAGGCAGGTTTTAAAGTAGAAGTATTCAATAAGGCAAAAATAAAAAGTTTGAAAATGGGCGGTTTGCTTGCTGTAAATTTAGGTAGCCAATTACCTCCTACATTTACCGTGATGGAATACAAACCCCGTGGTGCTAAAAACAAAAAACCGTTAATATTAGTAGGCAAAGGTGTGGTATATGATACTGGCGGACTTAGCTTAAAGCCAACACCCAATGGTATGGACACCATGAAGTGTGATATGGCAGGTGCGGCAGCAGTAGCCTCAACCATATATGGAATTGCTAAAATGAATCTTCCGTACTATGTTATAGGTTTGGTTCCTGCTACCGACAATCGTCCTGGTGAAAATGCATATGTTCCAGGAGATGTTATCACGATGATGAGCGGACATACTGTTGAGATGCTGAATGCTGATGCGGAAGGACGCATGATACTTGCCGATGCTTTGCATTATGCCAAGAAATATAAACCACAATTGGTAATAGATCTTGCCACACTTACGGGTGCAGCCGCAGCGGCCATTGGTCAGTATGGTATTGTAGCTATGGGTACTGCCACCGAAGAACAAAAAAACAAACTAAAAGCCAGTGGTGAAAATGTATATGAACGCTTGGTTGAATTACCATTTTGGGATGAATATAAAGACTTGCTGAAATCGGATTTAGCAGATATGAAAAACATTGGAGGCCCAGTTGCTGGTGCCATAACTGCAGGCAAATTTTTAGAGTACTATATAGATTACCCATGGATGCACTTTGATATAGCTGGATCCGCCTATACTTCATCGAACGATAATTATCGTGGCAAGAATGGAACTGGAAGCGGTGTGCGTTTACTTATAGATTTTATTAAAAGCGGATTAAAATAAATTTTTCTAGAAATCATTTATCCTATGCAAAAAGAAGTATATATAATTGATGCGGTTCGCACCCCGATTGGTAAGTATGCTGGTGCTTTAGCAAATATTCGTCCTGATGATTTGGCTTCAGATGTAATTAAAGCCCTTATCAAACGCAATCCCAATTTCGATTTTGCCCAAACAGAAGATGTGATATTTGGTGCTGCCAACCAAGCTGGTGAAGATAACCGTAATGTGGCTCGAATGGCTCTATTGCTTGCAGGCTTACCCACACATATAGGTGGGGTTACAGTAAACAGGTTATGTGCATCGGGATTACAAGCTATCGTAGATGCAAGCCGCTCTATTAAAAGTGGAGATGGGGATGTATATATTGCTGGTGGTAGCGAGAGCATGACCCGTGCCCCCTTTGTGATGTCTAAAAGTGATAGTGCTTATGGAAGAAATCCTGAGATATATGATACTACTATGGGATGGCGTTTCACAAACAAAACTTTGAGTGAATTATATCTTCCATTTACAATGGGCGAAACTGCGGAGAATGTTGCAAAAAAATATAATATTAGTCGTGAGGAACAAGACAGATTTGCATTTGAAAGCCAAAATAAATATCAGCGAGCACACGAGGTTGGTAAATTTGCCGATGAGATAGAACCTATACTATTGCCTCAAAAAAAGGGCGACCCTATTATTTTTAGCAAAGATGAGCATCCGCGTGCAACTAGTATAGAAGCACTAGCCGCACTGAAACCGGCATTTGCCAAAGACGGCAGCGTGACAGCAGGGAATTCATCAGGGATCAATGATGGAGCCGCAGCACTCATATTGGTATCCGGGGAATATGTGAAGGAGCATAACTTAAACCCCTTGGCTCGAGTAGTTTCAACTGCAGTTGCTGGGGTCGATCCCTCTATTATGGGCATGGGGCCAGTGCCTGCGGTGCAAAAGGCTTTGAAGCGTGCAGGGCTTTCAGTTAACGATATTGGCTTGGTTGAACTTAACGAAGCCTTTGCCTCGCAAAGTTTAGCCTGTATTAAAGAATTAGGGCTTGATCCATCAATCGTTAACGTAAATGGAGGGGCCATAGCTTTAGGCCATCCACTCGGTTGTAGTGGAGCAAGAATTTCGACCACACTTATCCACGAAATTAAAAAGTGTCCAAATATAAGTTACGGCCTTGCTGCAATGTGCATTGGAGTGGGTCAAGGTGTTGCTGTTGTTTATGAACGGGGGTAAACTTATTGTTACCTAATGGTATTGTAAAATGTTTTTTGCAATAATTTTGGCCATTGAAATTATTTATTAACTCACCTAAAAATAACCATTAAAATGAAACACGAACAAATTAAAAAATTAATCATTGCAGTTGCCTTATTCATTAACATAAGTGCATTTGCTCAGTTTACAGCTATCACTCCCACAGGTGGTTGTGCTAGCGGCGATCTTTACTCAGTTTACATGAAGGATGCAAACATTAGTTACCTGGCAGGATACAACTGCATTGTCAAAACCAGTAATGGAGGAAACACGCTAACTAATGTAGGTTCAGGCGTAAACACACCTTCCGATTACAGTTGGGGTAATTCCGATACAGCTTATTTTGCTAATGGAGACAATATAGTATACACTTACAATGCAGGTAATCAATGGTCCTATTTCCAACATCAACAATCCGGCTTGGCCAGTGATGTGCACGCTTTTTCTGGTTCGTATTTCATTATGGTTTGTAGCGATGGAAACATATATGAAACTATGGACGGCGGTACCACCTTTAATGCACTTACATCGGGCACTACTTCTAACCTTAACTCCTTGCATTTTGTAAGCAGTAGTTTGGGATTTGCCTGTGGCGATGATGGTGTTATTGTTAAAACCAGCGATGGTGGCCAAAACTGGAGCAAGCTAACTTCGGGTACTACTGAGGTTTTGAAATATATTTGGTTTGCCGATAAAAATAATGGATTTGCCTGTGGTGATGTAGGTACTATAATTAAAACCACCGATGGAGGAGCCAATTGGTCTAATATAGGAAGTGGGGTTAATACCCAATTGAACTGTATTAAAAATGCAGGTAACTCTACCTCTACATACTATGCTTGTGGCGATGGCGGCACTATTCTGAAATCGACCGACGGCGGTAGTAACTGGACCAAACTTACATTGACCAATGTTTCTGATATTTTAGAAAAACTATATTTTGTAGATTCTACTATAGGGTTTTGTGTGGGGTTGAATTATACCATTCTCAAAATGGATCCCTGCCCTACTGCCAAATACAAAATTGACCAAAGCACTATTTGCACAGGGAGCCAAACAACCATGACCAACCTAAGCTCGGGTAGCAGCAATACTTACTCGTGGAGAATAAACGGTATGGAGTTTTCTACTGCTACCAATGCCCAATACACCTTTAATACGACGGGTACTTATGCCCTTACTTTGTATGCCAAATCGGCGGTGAAAGCCTGTGACGACAGCAGTTCGCAAACAGTTACTGTGTTGGACGCACCTGCCAAGCCAACCATATCAGGACTTACAACCTTGTGCCAAAGTGGGGGAACTATAACCTTATTATCGAGTGCTACTAACAACCAATGGACGGATGGTAGCGGAGCAGACATTAATGGCGAAACCAACCCATCGTTTGTTGTATCGACAGCCGGCACTTATAGGGTGAAAGCTGTGAACGCCAATACCTGCTATACGATATCGGATGCAATTACTATTACCAGCGTACCTGGCAAACCAGTACCTAACTTTAGTGCTACTGCTACTGCTAACAATATTTCTATTTCAAATACTACGAGCAATGGTGATTGGTATGGCTGGTACATTTCGGATGTGGGAACTACCGCCAACTATAAACTTATCTCTAGCATAGCAAACCCCACTGCATATATGGTTACGCAAGGGGCAGGCACATATTCTTTAAAACTTGTTTGCTCAAATGGGTGCGGGTCCGACAGTATGGTAAAATCTGTAAGCACTACTTCCGGCATCAATGGTGCTGAACTGCAAGCTTCAATTGATGTATATCCTAACCCGGCCAATAATGTGCTGAATATTAAAACACAATTGGGCGAAAAAACAGTACTGACCCTGTGCGACATAACGGGCAAAATAGTAAGCACCAAAACTATTAACCCCAATACACAAGAAACAATGAATATTGAGAGCCTCGACAAAGGGGTATACATGCTCTATTTCCAAAGTGGCGACCGACGTATGGTTCAGAAACTTGTGAAAGAGTAAAACAAGTAGCATAGAAACACAACACTTTCACTAAAAATCCCACTTAACATGAGTTTTTGTGGGATTTTTTTGTACACTTAAATTATCGATACCTAATACCGAAACACAATATACAATAGTCCCAAAAAAGGGGGACAAATCCCCCCACATCCCGATAATTATCGGGATTAAGTGGGGCTTTCGGGATGTAGTGCGGCATTACCATTCTAAAAACTAATCAGCCATAGGCGGAGAACTATTATAGTTTCAGAAATGGTATTATTTACAACTTTGGCATATAGGCACTCAAAACATGATTGATAACCAGATGCTTGTGGTTGTGCCCACCGCGGCGGATTCACCAACTACCGCCGTGCAGCTTACATTAGGAATACATAAATGCCGCAAATTTACATTAATGTAAAAAAAATTGGTGGAAAATTCAACAATATATCTATTTTTAAGGATTGTACTTTTGTGGTGTTAATGCCGAATATAAAGTAGGCATTTTAAATTTAGCCACTATGACAGAAGAACTTATATCAGAGGGTAAATGCTTGTTTTGCGAAGCGGTATTTCCACAAAAAGAAATTGGGAAACATTTAGCAAAACACCTTGCTGAAATGCAAAAGGCAGATGTTAAGAAAAGTGTAGCAAGTTATTGCCATATTCAAATTGAAATAGGAGAAATGTTTCTGCAAATACTTGCAAAAAGTGATACTGAAATGGAGGAAATAGGCGTTTTTCTTCGAAATATTTGGCTTGAATTCTGTGGACACATGAGCGGTTTTGATCATAAAGATTTTGAAATAGAAATGGAAGATTTGGTAGAAACTGTTTTTGAAAATCGAACAAAACTGTCTTATGATTATGACTACGGTACAACAACCAGCGTATTTTTAAAGGGATTAAAAAAGTACAGTCTTTTCTTCAAAGAAAGTATAATTCTTTTATCACGAAATGAGCCGTTAAATCTTATGTGTGCGACTTGTAACAAGGAGCCTGCTGTATTTTTATGTAGTACTTGCTATTGGAAACAATATGCATTTTATTGTAAAAAATGTTCTACAAAGCATAAAAAAGTGTGCGACGATTTTGCAGATTATAGCAAGATGCCAGTCGTGAACTCCCCAAGGATGGGGCAGTGCGGCTATGAGGGAGGAAGAATAGATAAAAATAGAGACGGAACATATAAAAGCAAATAAATATCAAAAAATCAGAATGACAGACCAATATATAAAAAGTGGTTACCACATCACCACCGATCCTGATTTTCAAAATGAACGATATGGGAATGTGCCCGAATTGAGAGCACAGTTTGGTACCTTGTACTTTGAAGCTCAAGATAAGCATGATAAAAAGATAATTGATAAACTCACTAACCTTATATTTAAGCATCCCAGTTCCCCGCAGCTTAAGAATTTTTTGTCTGCTGCATATAGCTTTCAAGGTAAATATAAGGCAGCCCTTGAAGTAAACCAAAGGATACTTGCCGAACACCCTGATTATTTATTTGGGAAACTAAATTTAGCCAATGAGTATATACAAAATAGGGAACCTGAAAAGGTGCCTTCTATATTGGGGGAAACTATGGAATTAAAGGCCTTGTACCCTGATAGGGAATTATTCCACCTAGCTGAGGTAACAGGCTTTTTAAAGACAGCAATAAGGTATTATACAGAAATTGAAGATTTGGAGGCTGCCGAAATTCGCTTAAATTTTTTGGAAGATATTGCACCATATCACCCAGATACTGTTTCTGCAAAAGAATTCTTGGTCCCTTTGCTGTTAAAAAAGCCAGCAGGGCTTTGGGATGAAGACGAGAAAAACGATATAACGCCATTGTTTGAAACTATTGAACTACCTATGCAAACCATAGAGTCGCCTGTATTTAATCACCCCGCTATCAATGATTTATATAAATACGGTCTTAAGATTTCGCCAGAAATATTAAAAGAAATAGTAGACTTACCTCGTGAAACCTTGATTGAAGATTTAGAGAAAGTGCTACTGGATGCAGAAAAAAGATTTGAATATTTTGCTGACATGGAATGGGAAGATGAAACACATCATTTCCCCTTCCATGCTGTATTTTTATTGAATGAAATTCATGCAGTTGAAAGTTTCCCCCGAGTTATATTATTTCTGCAGAATGACAGGGATTTTACAGAATTTTGGTTTGGCGACCACAGTACAGAAACTTTATGGAGGTGTTTCTTTGGCTTGGGTTTTACACAACTTGAATTTTTAAAACAATTGCTTTTAAAACAGGGCGTTGATACATTTATAAAAGCATTAGCCTCAGAAGCACTGTGTCAAATAGCTTATCACTATCCCGAGAAACGAGCTGAAGTAGTAAATATATTTGGTCAGGTATTCAGTAAATCCAATGAAGCTCATAAAGAAGACAACCTAATTGATTCGCTTTTTTTGGGTTTAACTATTGGCGATGTAATTCGATTTGGGATGTTGGAATTGCTCCCTGCTATAAAACCACTTTATGAGAAAAACTATGTTGCAATTAGAGTAAATGGCACTTATGATGAACTTGTAAAACAAACGGCGGGGCAATCCTTCAGAGAGAGTTATGATACTGGTCAAGAAATATACGGAATCGTAGATTTGTATGCCCATATTTTAACTACTTGGCCTGAATATAATGGGGATGAGGATTTTTTTGATGACGATGATGAAGAAGAAGATGATGGTGTATGGGCTGGAATTGATTCTAATTATAAATTCCCTCCGGTTAAACCCAATGTACCTGTGTTAAGGGCCGAACCAAAAGTTGGAAGAAACGATCCTTGCCCTTGTGGAAGCGGTAAAAAATATAAAAAATGTTGTGGAGGGAATTTATAATATATTATAGTAACCTTTTCAATACATACGGAATTTTCTCTGCCACCTCACCAGACAATATATATTCCTTTTCTTTAGCTAATTCATCAGCGGCCAAGCCGTGGGTGAAAACTGCCGCCATTGCTGCATCCGAAGGTGTATAGCCTTGTGTGAGATTAGCAGCTATCATTCCAGTTAATACATCACCACTTCCTCCCGTGGCTAAAATTGGATTTCCTGTACTGTTAAAATATATAGTTCCATCGGGTAGGGCAATAGAAGTATGAGCTCCTTTTAAAACTATTATAATATGATAGCCTTTCGCCATTTGTATTTGCAGCTCGAGCCTTTGTTTTCCTGTTGTTCGCCGCGGCGAATTGCTATTACACAATCTTTCAAATTCTTTTACGTGTGGTGTTATAATAGTATTGGGTGTTAATCTTTTTAACCAATGTTGTTGTGCTATTATATTTAATGCATCGGCATCAAATACAGTTGGAATGTTTTGTTGTAGTGCCCAATCAACAAGTGTTGTTGCATATTCATGTTGACCAATGCCACAACCACAAGCTATTGAATTATATTTTTCTATATTGGAATCTAACATTTCTAGCCACAATGCTTCGGGCAATGCAGCGTGAAGTGCAAGCCTTTCGGTATCGGGCAAATGCACGCTGCATAAACCTGCACCACTGAGCAAGCACGATTTTGCAGAGAGTATCGCAGCACCCGTCATACCGAGTGAGCCGCAAATTAATAATGCGTGGCCACGGGTTCCTTTATGTTCAAATTTCTGATGGTGTTTGATAATGGGTTTTATATCACTAATTGTTATATAATGATAATTGGTAGCAATTTCTTTTTCATAGACTTTATCCAAACCGATGTCCAACACTTCAAAATGGTTGGCAAAATTTCCTGTATCAGGAAGGAGAAAAGATAATTTTGGGATTTGAAATGTGAGGGTAATATCTGCTTTTATTATGGCACCTTTATATAATGAAGTATCACACAAATCTGCTGGCAAACCGCTAGGAATATCAATTGAAATTTTATTTGCTTTTTGTTTGTTTAAATGTATTATAAAATCTGCTATCCAACCTTCCAAGGGCGTTGATAGTCCTGAGCCGAAGATGGCATCTATTAAAATAGCATCTTTATCGAAAATTGGCCAATTGGCATTATTATCTGATATATGTTTTACTGCAATATTTTTAGACAAATCTTTAAACCAAAATTCAAAATCGGGGGATGCATTTGTGGCATGTTCTACTATATATAGTTCTACCGAAAAATTCATCATATTCAGAATTTTGGCGATCACCAAACCATCGCCACCATTATTTCCTTTGCCACAAATTATATGATATTTTTTTGAATGGGGGATATTTGCAAACAACCAGTGTACACATTTTTCGGCTGCCCTTTCCATCAATAAATGAGAAGCAATAGGCTCGTGCTCGATGGTATATTTGTCCCAAGCTCTTATTTGGTCTGCAGTGAAAAGCTTCATTGGTTTTTTTGTTATGCAATGCAAATGTACGAAATTAATAACTGTAAGTCTGAGTTAATCGAAGACCTAACTGTTTGTATGCTTCAATAATCCCGAAATTATCGGGACAACACGACAAACGAAAGTCAGCATGACAGACTTAACTCAGCATGACAAACTTGTCTGATAACGACAAACCTACAAATTCAAATAAGAAAGTTCATAACTTTGCACTCACATGACAGATGAACTAATACCAACTGAAACCCTGTTTGTGGATGTGGTATTACCCTTCTACTTACCAGGTTTTTTCACCTACCGTGTGCCACAGATTTTTGAGGCAGAGGTAGGTGTGGGCAAACGAGTGGTAGTTCAATTTGGCAAATCGAAAGTATATGCAGGTATTATAGTAGAGGTGCACCATCGGGTTCCTACATTGTACCAAGCTAAGTATATACAAGCGGTAGTTGATGACCAGCCTTTGGTAAGCGATATACAACTTGCCTTTTGGAAATGGATGGCCTCTTATTATATGTGTACTACAGGCGAGGTGATGAATGCCGCATTGCCCGCAGGTTTGAAGCTAGAATCTGAAACGCGAATAATTTTGCGTGGTGATACACCAATCGATTATGAACAATTGAGCGACAAGGAGTATTTTATTATAGAAGCTCTCGAGGTTCAAAAGGAACTTAGCATCAAACAAATTGCGAATATACTGGATGTAAAAAATGTATACGCTGTAATCAAGTCGCTATTTCAACGTGAATTAATTTGGGTGAAGGAAGAGATTATCAAAACTTATAAACCCAAAGTAGTTGAGTATATCAAACTTTCTCAAGCATATGATAGTGACGAGGCTTTGCAAACATTATTTGCCCAACTGGAGAAACGTGCCGCCAAACAAGTAGATGCCTTGATGCAGTTTTTGCACCTGCGACAAACCTCGTCTACCATTCAGCGTATTGATTTGGCAAAAGCATTGGGAAATAGTACTACCATTAAAGCACTAATTGACAAAGGTATTTTCGAAACTTATATTATACAATCGGATAATGTAGAAAATAAAGATGCACTTGAAATTTCCAATTTTGAATTGAACGAAGGACAAGAGCAAGCATACAAACTTATATGCAAGCAATTATATACGGAGAATAAAGAAGTAAGTTTGATACATGGAGTAACGGGCAGTGGCAAAACACATATATATGTTAAACTTATTGAGCAAGCCTTAAAAGAAGGCAAGCAGGTATTATATATGTTGCCCGAGATAGCCCTAACAGGGCAGATGATTGAGCGGTTGAAAAAATATTTTGGCAATCGTATAATGGTTTCACATTCTAAATTTAGTGAGAACGAACGCGTAGCTATTTGGAATAAATTGGCAACAAAAAAAGTAGATATTATATTAGGGCCACGTTCATCTTTGTTTTTACCTTATCACAATCTCGGACTTATAATAGTGGATGAAGAACACGAACCCAGTTACAAACAGCAAGAGCCTGCACCCCGCTACCATGGCCGAGATTCGGCTATTGTGTTGGCAAAAATGCATGGAGCAAAAGTAGTATTAGGTTCTGCAACACCTGCTATCGAAACTTATTATAATACCACAATTGGTAAATATGGTTTGGTAGAAATGCAAACCCGCTATGGAGGTGTAGCAATGCCCGATATGATATTGGCAGATGTGGCCGAAGCAAAAAAATATTTGCATTTGAAAAAACATTTTACGCCAGAATTATTGGAAGCCATCGAATACACTTTAGATAAACATAAGCAAACTATTATATTCCAAAACCGTAGAGGATACGTGCCAGTACACGAATGTACCAATTGTGGGTGGGTGGCCAAATGTATACATTGTGATGTAGCACTCACCTATCATAAATATTCAGATTTATTGAAATGCCATTATTGTGGTTATTCAGAAAAAGTAGTAATGATTTGCAAAGCATGTGGTTCAAAAGAGTTGACGCATAAAGGTTATGGAACTGAAATGATAGAAGATGATTTGAAAGAGCTACTTCCCAATGCAAGAATTGCTCGTATGGATTTGGAAACTACACGGAGCAAAACGGGTCATCAAAATATTATAAAAGATTTGGAAGAGATGCGAACTGATATATTAGTGGGTACGCAAATGGTGAGCAAAGGCTTGGATTTTGAAAACGTGATTTTGGTGGGAATTATGAATGCCGATCAAATGTTGCACTTCCCCGATTTTAGAGCCAATGAACGCACATTTCAAATGCTAGTACAAGTGAGCGGACGC
It contains:
- the priA gene encoding primosomal protein N' is translated as MTDELIPTETLFVDVVLPFYLPGFFTYRVPQIFEAEVGVGKRVVVQFGKSKVYAGIIVEVHHRVPTLYQAKYIQAVVDDQPLVSDIQLAFWKWMASYYMCTTGEVMNAALPAGLKLESETRIILRGDTPIDYEQLSDKEYFIIEALEVQKELSIKQIANILDVKNVYAVIKSLFQRELIWVKEEIIKTYKPKVVEYIKLSQAYDSDEALQTLFAQLEKRAAKQVDALMQFLHLRQTSSTIQRIDLAKALGNSTTIKALIDKGIFETYIIQSDNVENKDALEISNFELNEGQEQAYKLICKQLYTENKEVSLIHGVTGSGKTHIYVKLIEQALKEGKQVLYMLPEIALTGQMIERLKKYFGNRIMVSHSKFSENERVAIWNKLATKKVDIILGPRSSLFLPYHNLGLIIVDEEHEPSYKQQEPAPRYHGRDSAIVLAKMHGAKVVLGSATPAIETYYNTTIGKYGLVEMQTRYGGVAMPDMILADVAEAKKYLHLKKHFTPELLEAIEYTLDKHKQTIIFQNRRGYVPVHECTNCGWVAKCIHCDVALTYHKYSDLLKCHYCGYSEKVVMICKACGSKELTHKGYGTEMIEDDLKELLPNARIARMDLETTRSKTGHQNIIKDLEEMRTDILVGTQMVSKGLDFENVILVGIMNADQMLHFPDFRANERTFQMLVQVSGRSGRRQEKGKVIIQTSAKEHPVLGLVLNNDYIGLYHSEIAQREKHIFPPFCRMIKLTLRHKNYTTAELAAYALGLLLKQKLGSRVMGPEKPYQSKLKDHYIWHLLIKVEIGSNISMNKVKTYINECREVVSAKFKSTYIIPDVDPY